A single window of Gemmatimonadaceae bacterium DNA harbors:
- a CDS encoding AarF/UbiB family protein, with product MRSLRIILTLLPWTVSLLRDRRRWVFWGAPLQRPLEFHRRRAEGIVAAIASLGPTFVKLAQVFAARADLIGEPYISVLSTLHDQVPPVPTTEIDREIIAAYGKPPEAIFERFDRTPVAAASLGQVHRALYKGRDVAVKVLRPGVEHLIDQDLAIARRIMAWVEWQWPNPHVRGVVAVIDEFSARIAEEMDFRLEAEYATEIRHNFAGEEDVIVPEIVHDLTRQRVLVLDFVEGRRIDRLEVSEDEAKRITAVLIEMYIQMMLIDGLFHADPHPGNLLVTTDGKLVLLDFGMVVRVAPETRLQLIRTVLAAVRQDADGIVGGFNAMGLIAPNADMDEINRLVNLLLDTAYRQDTTTQDRIKMMLADRVMHALYDFPIVLPRDMVYFARTASLIEGLGTRYDPYFQAIPVASPIVLRMRSRILRSLGETPAPSVAEIATIAGFAAGRLWKRVRRIARQGALALS from the coding sequence ATGCGCTCCCTCCGCATCATCCTCACCCTGCTCCCGTGGACGGTCTCGCTGCTGCGCGACCGCCGGCGCTGGGTGTTCTGGGGCGCCCCGCTGCAGCGGCCGCTCGAGTTCCACCGGCGGCGCGCCGAGGGGATCGTGGCGGCCATTGCCTCGCTCGGCCCCACCTTCGTGAAGCTGGCCCAGGTCTTTGCGGCGCGCGCCGACCTGATCGGCGAGCCCTACATCAGCGTGCTCAGCACGCTGCACGACCAGGTGCCGCCGGTCCCGACCACGGAGATCGACCGCGAGATCATCGCCGCCTACGGCAAGCCGCCCGAGGCCATCTTCGAACGGTTCGACCGCACGCCCGTGGCCGCGGCGTCGCTGGGCCAGGTGCACCGCGCCTTGTACAAGGGACGTGACGTGGCCGTGAAAGTGTTGCGCCCCGGGGTCGAGCACCTGATCGACCAGGATCTCGCCATCGCGCGGCGCATCATGGCGTGGGTGGAGTGGCAGTGGCCCAACCCGCACGTGCGCGGCGTGGTGGCGGTCATCGACGAGTTCTCGGCGCGCATCGCCGAGGAGATGGACTTTCGCCTCGAGGCGGAGTACGCCACGGAGATCCGTCACAACTTCGCGGGCGAGGAGGACGTGATCGTTCCCGAGATCGTGCACGACCTCACGCGACAGCGCGTGCTGGTGCTCGATTTCGTGGAGGGTCGCCGCATCGACCGGCTGGAGGTGAGCGAGGACGAGGCCAAGCGCATCACCGCCGTGCTGATCGAGATGTACATCCAGATGATGCTGATCGACGGGCTGTTCCACGCCGATCCGCATCCCGGCAACCTGCTCGTCACCACCGACGGCAAGCTGGTGCTGCTCGACTTCGGCATGGTGGTGCGCGTCGCGCCGGAGACCCGGCTGCAGCTCATTCGCACGGTGCTCGCCGCGGTGCGGCAGGATGCCGACGGCATCGTCGGCGGCTTCAACGCGATGGGACTGATCGCGCCGAACGCCGACATGGACGAGATCAACCGGCTGGTCAACCTCCTGCTCGACACGGCCTATCGGCAGGACACGACGACGCAGGATCGCATCAAGATGATGCTGGCTGACCGCGTGATGCACGCGCTCTACGATTTCCCCATCGTGTTGCCGCGCGACATGGTCTACTTCGCGCGCACGGCGTCATTGATCGAAGGGCTCGGCACGCGCTACGACCCGTACTTCCAGGCGATTCCGGTGGCGTCGCCGATCGTGCTGCGCATGCGCTCGCGCATCCTGCGTTCGCTGGGCGAGACTCCGGCGCCGAGCGTCGCGGAAATCGCGACGATTGCGGGGTTCGCGGCGGGGCGGCTGTGGAAGCGGGTGCGGCGCATTGCGCGGCAGGGGGCGCTTGCCCTCAGCTAG
- a CDS encoding redoxin domain-containing protein: MAEYPLPHGVAERSLVLRASGLAIPAAFTTPTARPATAALLLIPGSLFCDVNGDFPSWNSYPGTNAYLAHQLAERGIAVLRYAKAGPGTGSVVEDQGEWDRHRTWDGRVTIARAALTLLRSVLDDGGLDVPVIVSGHSEGAVVASRLVAEHPDEARAAGLALLAGPAVGILGVMRERIEREAPADQREARLEAMDTVIAAIRAGQAIPERYKNPREPYGVGGLAMMPAEGLKYLADSDATDPCATIADVGVPVLIVQGSDDANVTVQDAERLHAARAARPSTLLVLDGLSHMFKRVPAGTDPMATFGWPGPCDERVADGVVRWYQSIAHRVDPSSLPLTVRPEHPMPVIDFTLQTDTGDLLTLSSLRGKTVILYFYPKDDTSGCTMESCEFRDLFPRFSAGDAVILGISPDGVASHQKFKAKYNLPFTLLVDEQHALAEQLGIWVEKQLYGQKYMGVQRTTYIIGADGAVQHVFEKVNPAGHAEEVMAFLQGGVEAAQAARAAFDAAARQQAAVAKVAAPAAKTPVKKNVAKKPAKKVTKRPAKKATKKPATKPAKKKVAKKPAKTVTRKPAKKVAKRVAKKSARRPVKKPTRKPARKAARKPAAKK, translated from the coding sequence ATGGCGGAGTATCCACTTCCGCACGGCGTCGCCGAGCGCTCATTGGTGTTGCGCGCCAGCGGGTTGGCGATCCCCGCGGCGTTCACCACACCAACGGCGCGTCCAGCGACGGCGGCGCTGCTGCTCATCCCGGGCTCGCTGTTCTGCGACGTCAACGGTGACTTCCCCTCGTGGAATTCGTATCCGGGGACGAACGCCTACCTCGCGCATCAGCTGGCCGAGCGAGGCATCGCCGTCCTGCGATACGCCAAGGCCGGACCGGGGACGGGGAGCGTGGTCGAGGACCAGGGCGAGTGGGACCGGCACCGCACGTGGGACGGTCGCGTGACGATCGCCCGCGCGGCCCTGACGCTGCTGCGGTCCGTGCTGGATGACGGCGGGCTCGATGTGCCGGTGATCGTGAGCGGGCACAGCGAGGGCGCGGTGGTCGCAAGCCGACTGGTCGCGGAGCATCCCGACGAGGCGCGCGCCGCCGGCCTGGCACTGCTGGCCGGTCCGGCGGTCGGCATCCTCGGCGTGATGCGCGAGCGCATCGAGCGTGAGGCGCCGGCCGATCAGCGCGAGGCTCGGCTCGAGGCAATGGACACCGTCATCGCGGCCATTCGCGCGGGCCAAGCCATTCCGGAGCGGTACAAGAATCCGAGGGAGCCGTACGGGGTTGGCGGCCTCGCGATGATGCCCGCCGAAGGGCTCAAGTATCTCGCCGACAGTGACGCCACCGATCCCTGCGCGACAATCGCCGATGTCGGCGTGCCCGTTCTCATCGTGCAGGGGAGCGACGACGCGAACGTGACGGTGCAGGACGCCGAGCGGCTGCACGCGGCGCGCGCGGCTCGCCCGAGCACCCTGCTGGTCCTCGACGGGCTGAGCCACATGTTCAAGCGGGTGCCGGCGGGCACCGACCCGATGGCCACCTTCGGCTGGCCCGGTCCGTGCGACGAGCGGGTGGCGGACGGCGTCGTCCGGTGGTACCAATCGATAGCGCATCGCGTTGATCCCAGCAGCCTCCCGCTCACCGTTCGACCCGAGCATCCCATGCCAGTCATCGACTTCACGCTGCAGACCGACACCGGCGACCTGCTGACCCTCTCGTCGCTTCGCGGCAAGACGGTCATCTTGTACTTTTACCCCAAGGACGACACCAGCGGCTGCACGATGGAATCGTGCGAGTTCCGCGACCTCTTCCCCCGGTTCAGCGCGGGTGACGCGGTCATCCTCGGCATTTCGCCCGACGGCGTGGCGTCCCACCAGAAGTTCAAGGCCAAGTACAACCTGCCCTTCACGCTGCTCGTCGACGAGCAGCACGCGCTCGCCGAGCAGCTCGGCATCTGGGTGGAGAAGCAGCTGTACGGGCAGAAGTACATGGGGGTGCAGCGCACCACGTACATCATCGGCGCCGACGGCGCCGTGCAGCACGTCTTCGAGAAGGTGAACCCGGCCGGCCACGCCGAAGAAGTGATGGCCTTCCTGCAGGGTGGGGTCGAGGCGGCGCAGGCCGCGCGTGCCGCGTTTGATGCCGCGGCCAGGCAGCAGGCGGCGGTGGCCAAGGTCGCCGCGCCCGCGGCAAAGACGCCCGTGAAGAAGAACGTTGCGAAGAAACCGGCGAAGAAGGTGACCAAGAGGCCGGCGAAGAAGGCGACCAAGAAGCCCGCGACGAAGCCCGCGAAGAAGAAGGTCGCAAAGAAGCCGGCGAAGACGGTGACCAGAAAGCCGGCCAAGAAGGTCGCAAAGCGAGTTGCGAAGAAGTCGGCGAGAAGGCCGGTGAAGAAGCCGACCAGGAAGCCGGCCCGGAAAGCCGCGCGGAAACCCGCCGCCAAGAAATAG
- the argF gene encoding ornithine carbamoyltransferase, whose protein sequence is MTAHRDFLSILDFSSAELPALFRLAEEIRHKRYVKKPLAGKVLAMIFQKSSTRTRVSFEVGAFDLGGHALFLSQRDIQLGRGEPIKDMARVLSRMTDGIMIRAYEHAHAEELAEYADVPVINGLTDLSHPCQILADLLTVRQFLGTFEGKRIAWIGDGNNMAHSWIEAAQRLKFSLRLACPDRYEPDPVLIATARAEGADVTLVRDPREAAEGAHVINTDVWASMGQEDESNERIQVFNGYMVDDALMARAARDAIFLHCLPAHRGEEVSESVLEGPQSRVWAEAENRLHIQKAIMAVLIGHESLAPYMRTRPAARKRSAKAKPSVATARKGAPKAGAKRASSKTPARRKRR, encoded by the coding sequence GTGACCGCCCATCGCGACTTCCTTTCCATCCTCGACTTTTCCAGTGCCGAACTCCCGGCGCTCTTTCGATTGGCCGAGGAGATTCGCCACAAGCGCTATGTGAAGAAACCGCTCGCCGGGAAGGTGCTGGCGATGATCTTCCAGAAGTCGTCCACGCGCACGCGCGTCTCGTTCGAAGTCGGCGCGTTCGACCTCGGCGGACACGCGCTCTTCCTGTCGCAGCGTGACATCCAGCTTGGCCGCGGCGAGCCCATCAAGGACATGGCGCGCGTACTGTCGCGGATGACCGATGGCATCATGATTCGCGCCTACGAGCATGCGCACGCCGAGGAGCTGGCCGAGTATGCCGATGTCCCCGTGATCAACGGGCTCACCGACCTGTCGCATCCGTGCCAGATCCTGGCCGACTTGCTGACGGTGCGGCAGTTCCTCGGCACCTTCGAGGGCAAGCGCATTGCCTGGATCGGCGACGGCAACAACATGGCGCACTCGTGGATCGAGGCGGCGCAGCGGCTCAAGTTCTCGCTCCGCCTCGCCTGTCCCGATCGCTATGAGCCCGATCCCGTGCTCATCGCCACCGCGCGCGCCGAAGGGGCCGACGTCACGCTGGTGCGCGATCCGCGCGAGGCGGCCGAAGGCGCGCACGTCATCAACACCGACGTGTGGGCGTCGATGGGGCAGGAAGACGAGTCGAACGAGCGCATCCAGGTGTTCAACGGCTACATGGTGGACGATGCGCTGATGGCGCGCGCCGCCAGGGACGCGATCTTCCTGCATTGCCTCCCGGCGCATCGCGGCGAGGAAGTGAGCGAGTCGGTGCTCGAGGGACCGCAGAGCCGCGTCTGGGCGGAGGCGGAGAACCGCCTGCACATCCAGAAGGCGATCATGGCGGTGCTCATCGGCCACGAGTCGCTGGCGCCCTATATGCGCACCAGGCCCGCGGCCAGGAAGCGCTCGGCAAAAGCGAAGCCCTCGGTAGCGACGGCGCGGAAGGGCGCACCCAAGGCCGGTGCGAAGCGTGCGAGTTCGAAGACGCCCGCGCGCCGAAAGCGTCGCTAG
- the hslU gene encoding ATP-dependent protease ATPase subunit HslU: protein MPANRTEQVLARLADLTPRKIVAELDRYIVGQGDAKKAVAIALRNRWRRQRAPEGIREEIAPNNIILIGPTGVGKTEIARRLAKLTGAPFIKVEASKFTEVGYVGRDVEGMVRDLAESAIDMVRHEREHDVEDLANDKVDERILDLLLPAPTEPAAPAPSDEASSVFVVSASGGVTQEHDLARERHKRTRDKLKQLLLDGQLETREIEIEVAAASMPTFDMAQGGVPEGMGNFTEMLEQFMPKRKKKRTVTVAEARRILLDEEFDKLINHDDVVADALDRVEKLGIIFLDEIDKIAGAKGEMGGPDVSREGVQRDLLPIVEGSNVQTKYGMVKTDHVLFIAAGAFHVSKPSDLIPELQGRFPIRVELKSLTEADFVRIMTEPENALTKQYAALVAAEGTELSFTEDGIAEVARTAAHVNARMENIGARRLHTVMTTLLEDVLYDLPERGTDPVKVDGKVVRERLKAIAEDEDLRKYIL from the coding sequence ATGCCCGCCAATCGCACCGAACAGGTTCTCGCCCGCCTCGCCGACCTCACGCCGCGCAAGATCGTCGCCGAGCTCGACCGCTACATCGTGGGGCAGGGGGACGCCAAGAAGGCCGTGGCCATCGCGCTCCGCAACCGGTGGCGCCGCCAGCGCGCCCCCGAGGGAATTCGCGAGGAGATCGCGCCCAATAACATCATTCTCATCGGCCCCACCGGCGTCGGCAAGACGGAGATCGCGCGCCGCCTCGCCAAGCTGACGGGCGCGCCGTTCATCAAGGTGGAGGCGTCGAAGTTCACCGAGGTGGGGTACGTCGGGCGCGACGTCGAGGGGATGGTGCGCGACCTCGCCGAAAGCGCCATCGACATGGTGCGGCACGAGCGCGAGCACGACGTGGAGGACCTCGCCAACGACAAGGTGGACGAGCGGATCCTCGATCTGCTCCTGCCCGCGCCGACGGAGCCGGCCGCGCCCGCGCCGAGTGACGAGGCATCGAGCGTTTTCGTGGTCTCCGCGTCGGGGGGCGTGACGCAGGAGCACGACCTGGCGCGCGAACGGCACAAGCGCACCCGCGACAAGCTCAAGCAACTGCTGCTCGACGGCCAGCTGGAGACGCGGGAGATCGAGATCGAGGTCGCCGCGGCCTCGATGCCGACCTTCGACATGGCGCAGGGCGGCGTCCCCGAAGGCATGGGGAACTTCACCGAGATGCTCGAGCAGTTCATGCCGAAGCGCAAGAAGAAGCGCACGGTGACGGTGGCGGAGGCGCGCCGCATCCTCCTCGACGAGGAGTTCGACAAGCTCATCAACCACGATGACGTCGTGGCCGACGCGCTCGATCGCGTGGAGAAGCTCGGCATCATCTTCCTCGACGAGATCGACAAGATTGCCGGCGCCAAGGGCGAGATGGGCGGCCCCGACGTGTCGCGCGAAGGCGTCCAGCGCGACCTGCTGCCGATCGTCGAGGGGTCGAACGTGCAGACCAAGTACGGAATGGTGAAGACCGACCACGTGCTCTTCATCGCCGCCGGCGCGTTCCACGTGAGCAAGCCGAGCGACCTGATTCCGGAACTGCAGGGGCGCTTCCCGATCCGGGTGGAGCTGAAGTCGCTCACCGAGGCCGACTTCGTGCGCATCATGACCGAGCCCGAGAACGCGCTCACCAAGCAGTACGCGGCGCTCGTCGCGGCAGAGGGGACGGAACTCTCCTTCACCGAGGATGGAATCGCCGAGGTGGCGCGCACCGCCGCGCACGTGAACGCCCGGATGGAGAACATCGGTGCGCGCCGCCTGCACACCGTGATGACCACCCTGCTCGAGGACGTGCTGTACGACCTGCCCGAGCGGGGGACCGATCCGGTCAAGGTCGATGGGAAGGTGGTACGGGAGCGGTTGAAGGCGATTGCGGAGGATGAAGACTTGAGAAAGTACATTCTTTGA
- the hslV gene encoding ATP-dependent protease subunit HslV, whose translation MTLLPIHSTTILAVRRDGKVAIGGDGQVSVGETVMKARAVKVRALRGGRVLAGFAGAAADAFTLFEKFEEKLERHPGNLPRAAVELAKEWRSDRVLRRLEALLAVCDRDHGFVISGNGELIEPDDGILAIGSGGPYALAAARAMLAETSLTASEIVRKALSIAGEICIFTNQNITVIEPE comes from the coding sequence ATGACTCTGCTTCCCATCCACTCGACTACCATCCTTGCCGTGCGTCGCGACGGGAAGGTTGCCATCGGCGGCGACGGTCAGGTGTCCGTCGGCGAGACGGTGATGAAGGCGCGTGCCGTGAAGGTCCGCGCGCTGCGCGGCGGTCGCGTGCTGGCCGGTTTTGCCGGGGCCGCGGCCGATGCGTTCACCCTCTTCGAGAAGTTCGAGGAAAAGCTCGAGCGGCACCCGGGCAACCTCCCCCGCGCGGCGGTGGAGCTCGCCAAGGAATGGCGCAGCGACCGGGTGCTGCGTCGCCTCGAAGCCCTGCTGGCCGTCTGCGACCGTGACCACGGCTTCGTGATCTCGGGGAACGGCGAGCTGATTGAGCCGGACGACGGTATTCTCGCCATCGGGTCGGGCGGGCCCTATGCCCTGGCCGCGGCGCGGGCGATGCTGGCCGAGACCTCGCTCACCGCGTCGGAGATCGTGCGCAAGGCGCTCTCCATTGCCGGCGAGATCTGCATCTTTACCAACCAGAACATCACGGTCATCGAGCCGGAGTGA
- a CDS encoding SRPBCC family protein yields the protein MGIVKKLLIVVVVLVACVYGAGLSMPREHKVSSRVQLTAPRDSVWAVLRAFGDYPKWHPDFKSSVKGERVNGHEVWVQDVGGMTMSVEFLEIHPPANLVTEIITDEKSQWGGIWTYDLAANGTGTEVTITEEGWVKSPFFRVLMKMRGSHATMDGVLKHLGAKFGEQVTPEHVTVETRG from the coding sequence ATGGGAATCGTGAAGAAACTCCTCATTGTCGTGGTCGTGCTGGTGGCCTGCGTCTACGGCGCCGGCCTGTCGATGCCGCGCGAGCACAAGGTGTCCAGCCGCGTCCAGCTCACGGCCCCTCGCGACTCCGTCTGGGCGGTGCTGCGCGCCTTCGGCGACTACCCCAAGTGGCATCCCGATTTCAAGTCGTCGGTGAAAGGCGAGCGGGTCAACGGTCATGAAGTGTGGGTACAGGACGTCGGCGGGATGACGATGAGCGTCGAGTTTCTCGAGATCCATCCGCCGGCGAATCTCGTCACCGAGATCATTACCGACGAGAAGTCGCAGTGGGGAGGCATCTGGACGTACGATCTCGCCGCCAACGGCACCGGCACGGAGGTCACCATCACGGAGGAAGGGTGGGTGAAGTCGCCGTTCTTCCGGGTGCTGATGAAGATGCGCGGATCGCACGCGACCATGGATGGCGTGCTCAAGCACCTGGGCGCGAAGTTCGGGGAGCAGGTGACCCCGGAGCATGTGACGGTGGAGACACGCGGATAG
- a CDS encoding threonine/serine dehydratase yields MTSPWPITFDDVLAARERLRPYLSPSPLRRYPQLDQLVGHGIQVFVKHENHLPVQTFKVRNGLSAVTALDAAARQRGIIGASTGNHGQGMAYAAQLLGIPCTIVVPEGNNPDKNAAIRALGAELIEHGATYDESARRCAELSAERGLWLVHGINDRTVIAGAATMTLEILEQQPDLDVIFIALGGGSQAVGAMTVTRALRPSVKVVAVQSEAAPAQYQSWKRGEMVRGAPVRTFAEGIATGQAYEMTFPALKEGLADFITVSEAELADSLRELIRTTHNLPEGAAAGGLAGLRKVAASYAGQKAAIVMCGGNIGVEALARILAAD; encoded by the coding sequence ATGACCTCCCCCTGGCCGATCACTTTCGACGATGTCCTCGCCGCGCGTGAGCGCCTGCGTCCGTACCTCTCGCCGTCACCGCTGCGCCGGTACCCGCAACTGGACCAGTTGGTGGGACATGGCATCCAGGTGTTCGTGAAACACGAGAACCACCTGCCCGTGCAGACGTTCAAGGTGCGCAACGGCCTTTCCGCCGTCACCGCGCTCGACGCCGCGGCCCGCCAGCGCGGCATCATCGGCGCGAGCACCGGGAATCACGGCCAGGGCATGGCGTACGCCGCGCAGCTGCTGGGCATTCCTTGCACCATCGTCGTGCCCGAGGGCAACAACCCCGACAAGAACGCCGCCATTCGCGCCCTCGGCGCCGAACTCATCGAGCATGGCGCCACCTACGACGAGTCGGCCCGGCGGTGCGCCGAACTCTCCGCCGAGCGTGGACTGTGGCTCGTGCATGGCATCAACGACCGCACGGTGATCGCCGGCGCGGCGACCATGACGCTCGAGATCCTCGAGCAGCAGCCCGACCTCGACGTCATCTTCATCGCGCTCGGCGGCGGTTCGCAGGCGGTGGGGGCGATGACGGTCACGCGCGCGCTCCGGCCGTCGGTGAAGGTCGTGGCGGTGCAGAGCGAGGCGGCGCCGGCACAGTACCAGAGCTGGAAACGCGGCGAGATGGTGCGGGGCGCTCCGGTGCGCACCTTCGCCGAGGGAATCGCCACCGGTCAGGCGTATGAGATGACGTTCCCCGCGCTCAAGGAAGGCCTGGCCGACTTCATCACCGTCAGCGAAGCCGAACTCGCCGATTCGCTGCGCGAGTTGATTCGCACCACGCACAACTTGCCCGAAGGGGCGGCCGCCGGTGGCCTGGCCGGGCTGCGCAAGGTCGCCGCGAGTTACGCGGGCCAGAAGGCCGCAATCGTGATGTGCGGCGGAAATATCGGCGTTGAGGCGCTCGCGAGGATATTGGCGGCGGATTGA
- a CDS encoding HAD-IIB family hydrolase, producing MRLPSVYTDVDGTLLDDDGRLAFAVTTLREVATRVHLVLTSSRTLDELAAFTAAWNISADLIAENGAWIGRTAPTPRSESVCLAGRAWWIRRVGAPRREVRQAVLDVATAHGVTVDFTDEWSHTTWIAETGQTLEEAKRARLRRGSVLLRDASPAVVRALRQSGLDAEPGGRWTCVTLGAGKGAAARLLATLSSRSGAMIGVGDAANDRSLLETADRAFIVRHRNGTVDPALSRLAPPATILASPGPQAWPELLEHLPPAVR from the coding sequence ATGCGCCTTCCGTCCGTCTATACCGACGTTGACGGCACGCTACTGGACGACGATGGCCGGTTGGCGTTCGCCGTCACTACGCTTCGCGAGGTCGCGACGCGTGTCCATCTGGTGCTCACGTCCAGTCGCACACTCGACGAACTGGCGGCGTTCACGGCCGCCTGGAACATCTCCGCAGACCTGATCGCGGAGAACGGCGCGTGGATCGGGCGCACCGCGCCGACCCCTCGGAGCGAGTCTGTGTGCCTGGCGGGGCGCGCCTGGTGGATTCGGCGCGTCGGAGCGCCGCGCCGTGAGGTGCGACAAGCCGTGCTCGATGTGGCGACGGCGCACGGCGTGACCGTCGACTTCACCGATGAGTGGTCGCATACCACCTGGATTGCCGAGACCGGCCAGACACTGGAGGAGGCAAAGCGGGCACGACTCCGGCGCGGCAGCGTGCTGTTGCGCGATGCCTCGCCCGCAGTCGTCCGGGCGTTGCGGCAATCCGGACTCGACGCGGAGCCGGGCGGGCGCTGGACGTGCGTCACGCTGGGCGCCGGCAAGGGAGCGGCCGCTCGCCTGCTCGCCACGCTCTCTTCGCGCTCCGGTGCAATGATCGGCGTCGGCGACGCCGCCAACGACCGGAGCCTGCTGGAGACCGCCGACCGCGCGTTCATCGTGCGCCATCGCAACGGCACGGTTGACCCTGCCCTCTCCCGCCTGGCGCCACCGGCCACCATCCTCGCTTCACCCGGCCCGCAAGCGTGGCCTGAATTGCTGGAGCACCTCCCGCCCGCCGTGAGGTAA
- a CDS encoding glycosyltransferase family A protein — MPPAPIWTITALTIPDRERYLRELLRSLQEMPGAERAEIVIIYNHDARGDRHAIETHITRYSPRVPISVVFNGHDPTIAGGRAMQLGVCKTPLICFVDDDTTVHGDLLGTLESAMRTVPLGLVGVPSLVEDTDVRFKPRDETPSVTADGVRYMPVQGMLAASYTNLLRQAGGFNPRRRFWGEWTELNTRLWRLGYPTGFVMDGAFLRHWESAPSSPTRNMCGRERHVVWGLLCTAMEYDAVDLNEATSTFWRLVEERYLAYSYGDELSYRNLMRTTLELMPLLGDEWGRIQEFRATTRGHPFAFKPFHRFTEADVRDVKHKAERDIRQFRSQAGWGRPSLADRPGVRGIARRLHQTAATLRRWARVPTA, encoded by the coding sequence ATGCCACCCGCTCCCATCTGGACGATCACCGCGCTGACGATTCCCGACCGCGAGCGATACCTGCGTGAACTGCTGCGCTCTCTCCAGGAAATGCCGGGGGCGGAGCGCGCCGAGATCGTGATCATCTACAACCACGACGCGCGCGGCGACCGGCACGCCATCGAGACGCACATCACGCGCTACTCCCCGCGCGTCCCGATCTCCGTGGTCTTCAACGGCCACGACCCGACGATCGCGGGCGGGCGCGCCATGCAGCTGGGCGTCTGCAAGACGCCCCTCATCTGTTTCGTGGACGACGACACGACCGTGCACGGCGACCTGCTCGGGACGCTCGAGTCGGCTATGCGCACCGTCCCGCTCGGCCTCGTGGGCGTCCCGTCGCTGGTCGAAGACACCGACGTGCGATTCAAGCCGCGTGATGAGACGCCATCCGTGACGGCGGACGGCGTGCGCTACATGCCGGTGCAGGGGATGCTGGCGGCGAGCTACACGAACCTGCTCCGCCAGGCGGGCGGATTCAATCCGCGCCGCCGCTTCTGGGGAGAGTGGACCGAGTTGAACACCCGCCTCTGGCGGCTGGGCTATCCGACCGGCTTCGTGATGGACGGCGCGTTCCTGCGCCACTGGGAATCCGCGCCCTCGTCACCGACGCGCAACATGTGCGGGCGCGAGCGGCACGTGGTCTGGGGACTGCTTTGCACGGCCATGGAGTATGATGCGGTGGACCTCAACGAGGCGACGTCCACCTTCTGGCGGCTCGTCGAGGAACGGTATCTCGCGTACTCCTACGGGGACGAACTGAGCTACCGCAACCTGATGCGCACCACGCTCGAGCTGATGCCGCTGCTCGGCGACGAGTGGGGACGCATCCAGGAGTTTCGGGCGACCACGCGCGGGCACCCTTTTGCCTTCAAGCCGTTCCACCGGTTCACCGAGGCGGACGTGCGCGACGTGAAGCACAAGGCCGAGCGCGACATCCGCCAGTTCCGGTCGCAGGCCGGCTGGGGGCGTCCGTCGCTTGCCGACCGCCCCGGCGTGCGGGGCATCGCGCGGCGCCTGCACCAGACCGCGGCGACGCTGCGGCGGTGGGCGCGCGTGCCAACCGCTTGA
- a CDS encoding DNA adenine methylase yields MIKYLGSKRTLLPLIVDAVRADARARSVLDLFSGTARVGHALKLAGYRVVSNDHNAYAHTLSRCYVEADYDDVVRDAEVLIGEFNAMPGRPGYFTETFCERSRFFHPKNGARVDAIRERIAALALPPELEAVLLVSLMEAADRVDSTTGVQMAYLKQWAPRAHNDLELRLPAVLPRARAGKGRALALDALDAARGVETDVAYLDPPYNQHSYLGNYHIWESLVRWDKPACYGVACKREDVRDRTSRFNSKRQFEEALAGVLRAVRARTMVVSFSDEGFVTRQWLEARLAERGAVATIERPYKRYVGAQIGIYSPRGERVGEVSHLRNCEYVFVCGSEATVARVTERARKAS; encoded by the coding sequence GTGATCAAATACCTCGGCTCCAAGCGCACCCTGCTGCCGCTCATCGTCGATGCCGTGCGGGCTGATGCGCGTGCGCGGTCCGTGCTCGACCTCTTCAGCGGCACCGCGCGCGTGGGTCACGCCCTGAAGCTCGCGGGCTACCGCGTCGTCTCCAACGACCACAACGCCTACGCGCATACGCTGTCGCGCTGCTACGTCGAGGCCGACTACGACGACGTGGTGCGCGACGCCGAGGTGCTGATCGGCGAGTTCAACGCGATGCCGGGACGGCCCGGCTACTTCACCGAGACGTTCTGCGAGCGCTCACGCTTCTTCCATCCGAAGAACGGCGCGCGCGTGGACGCCATCCGCGAGCGCATTGCGGCGCTCGCCCTGCCGCCCGAGCTCGAGGCGGTGCTGCTCGTCTCGCTGATGGAGGCGGCCGACCGCGTGGACAGCACCACCGGCGTGCAGATGGCGTATCTCAAGCAATGGGCGCCGCGGGCGCACAACGACCTCGAGCTGCGCCTCCCGGCGGTCCTCCCGCGCGCCCGCGCGGGGAAGGGGCGCGCCCTCGCGCTCGACGCGCTCGACGCCGCGCGCGGTGTCGAGACCGACGTCGCCTATCTCGATCCGCCGTACAACCAGCACTCGTACCTCGGCAACTACCACATCTGGGAGTCGCTGGTGCGGTGGGACAAGCCCGCCTGCTACGGCGTGGCCTGCAAGCGCGAAGATGTGCGCGACCGGACGAGCCGCTTCAACAGCAAGCGCCAGTTCGAAGAGGCGCTGGCCGGCGTGCTCCGGGCCGTGCGCGCCCGCACGATGGTGGTGTCGTTCAGCGACGAGGGGTTTGTCACGCGCCAGTGGCTGGAGGCACGGCTCGCCGAGCGCGGGGCGGTGGCGACCATCGAGCGGCCGTACAAGCGCTACGTCGGCGCGCAGATCGGCATCTACAGCCCGCGCGGCGAACGCGTCGGCGAGGTCAGCCACCTCCGCAACTGCGAGTACGTCTTCGTGTGCGGATCGGAGGCGACGGTCGCGCGGGTGACGGAGAGGGCGCGGAAGGCTTCCTGA